A single Eulemur rufifrons isolate Redbay chromosome 9, OSU_ERuf_1, whole genome shotgun sequence DNA region contains:
- the CCDC182 gene encoding coiled-coil domain-containing protein 182 → MEPLYQAGSILMKVNTLQGKKMVESGLQSGDFTLSQSWPSCLPPPADMEILQQKVAGVQQELEDFKKEALKAIHYLENAFCEMNGVLVQQEEQAARVKQRLREEEDRGIVRNKVLTFLLPREKQLREHCKRLEDMLVGRGRKGQAD, encoded by the coding sequence ATGGAACCCCTCTACCAGGCTGGGTCCATTCTCATGAAGGTGAATACCTTACAAGGGAAGAAAATGGTGGAGAGCGGCCTGCAGTCTGGAGACTTTACCCTGTCCCAGTCGTGGCCCTCCTGCCTCCCGCCGCCGGCTGACATGGAGATCCTGCAGCAGAAGGTGGCGGGGGTGCAACAGGAGCTGGAGGACTTCAAGAAGGAGGCACTCAAGGCCATCCACTACCTGGAAAACGCCTTCTGCGAGATGAATGGGGTCCTGGTGCAGCAAGAGGAGCAGGCGGCCCGCGTGAAGCAGCGGCTGCGGGAGGAGGAGGACCGCGGCATCGTGCGCAACAAGGTCCTCACCTTCCTGCTGCCCCGTGAGAAGCAGCTCCGCGAGCACTGCAAGCGGCTGGAGGACATGCTGGTGGGCCGGGGCAGGAAGGGCCAGGCCGACTGA